The following are encoded together in the Brassica napus cultivar Da-Ae chromosome A9, Da-Ae, whole genome shotgun sequence genome:
- the LOC106369251 gene encoding myosin-8 — MVATFSPAVGSRVWVEDQDEAWLDGEVVEINGEQIKVLCTSGKQVTVNASNIYPKDVEAPASGVEDMTRLAYLHEPGVLQNLQSRYDINEIYTYTGSILIAVNPFRRLPHLYSSHMMTQYKGASLGELSPHPFAVADAAYRQMVNEKVSQSILVSGESGAGKTESTKLLMQYLAYMGGRTGASEGRSVEQKVLESNPVLEAFGNAKTVKNNNSSRFGKFVEIQFDQSGRISGAAIRTYLLERSRVCQVSDPERNYHCFYMLCAAPEEDVKKFKLGEPKTYHYLNQSKCLALESINDAEEYHATRKAMDVVGISSEEQDAIFRVVASILHLGNIEFGKGKEIDSSVPRDEKSWFHLKTAAELLMCDAKSLEDSLCKRIMATRDETITKDLDPEAATLSRDALAKVMYSRLFDWLVEKINSSIGQDPESKYLIGVLDIYGFESFKTNSFEQFCINLTNEKLQQHFNQHVFKMEQEEYKKEAINWSYIEFVDNQDILDLIEKKPGGIIALLDEACMFPRSTHETFAQKLYQTYKNHKRFTKPKLARSDFTICHYAGDVTYQTELFLDKNKDYVIAEHQALLNASTCSFVANLFPPAPDDSKQSKFSSIGTRFKQQLVSLLEILNTTEPHYIRCIKPNNLLKPGIFENKNVLQQLRCGGVMEAIRISCAGYPTRKHFDEFLNRFSILAPQVLDKNSDGPAACKKLLDKSGLEGYQIGKTKVFLRAGQMADLDTRRTEILGRSASIIQRKVRSYLAKKTFMQLRSSATQIQAVCRGYLGRGVYESKRREAAALRIQRDLRKFLARKAYTEMFSATVSIQAGMRGMVSRKELSFRRQTKAATIIQNRCRVFLARLHYRKLRKAAITTQCAWRGKVARKELKNLKMAAKQTGALQEAKNKLEKQVEELTWRLQLEKRMRTDLEEAKKQENAKYEASLEEIQNKFKETEALLIQEREAAKEVSEVLPIIKEVPVVDQELMEKLTSENETLKGMVSSLETKIDETAKELQETSRISQDRLKQALKAESKVEKLKTAMQRLEEKISEMEAEKQIMRQQTILNTPGKTVSGHPPTVTVKNLENGQRINVETQLNEAEVAGNAGKTAAERQLENVDTLIDCVKGKVEFSNGKPVAAFTIYKCLLHWKCFESEKTNAFDRLIEMIGSAIEIEDDNAHLAYWLTNTSALLFLLQKSLKTGGTGATASKKPPITTSLFGRMALSFRSSPNLAAAADAAALAVIRPVEAKYPALLFKQQLAAYVEKIFGMIRDNLKKELSALISLCIQAPRVSKGGMQRSGRTPGKDSPAIHWQSIIDGLNSVLAILKENNVPLVLIQKIHTQTFSFINVQLFNSLLLRKECCTFSNGEFVKAGLAELELWCGQVNEYAGPSWDELKHIRQAVGFLVIHQKYRVSYDDIVHDLCPILSVQQLYRICTLYWDDCYNTRSVSQEVISSMRALMTEESNDADSNSFLLDDNSSIPFSVDEISSSMQEKDFASVKPAQELLDNPDFVFLH, encoded by the exons ATG GTTGCTACCTTCAGTCCTGCAGTGGGGTCACGTGTGTGGGTGGAGGACCAGGATGAAGCATGGCTAGACGGTGAAGTTGTAGAGATCAATGGTGAACAAATCAAAGTTCTCTGCACTTCAGGGAAACAA GTCACTGTTAACGCTTCAAATATATACCCAAAAGATGTGGAAGCGCCAGCATCTGGGGTGGAGGATATGACAAGGCTAGCTTATTTACATGAGCCTGGAGTCCTTCAGAATTTGCAATCAAGATATGATATAAATGAGATTTAT ACATACACAGGAAGCATATTGATTGCTGTTAACCCCTTTAGAAGACTTCCACATCTATACAGTAGCCATATGATGACTCAATACAAAGGAGCCTCCCTTGGTGAGCTGAGTCCACATCCTTTTGCTGTTGCAGATGCTGCTTATAG ACAGATGGTTAACGAGAAAGTAAGCCAATCTATCCTGGTTAGTGGTGAAAGTGGGGCTGGTAAAACTGAAAGCACAAAGTTGCTTATGCAATATCTTGCTTATATGGGTGGGAGAACTGGTGCTTCCGAGGGAAGGAGTGTTGAGCAGAAAGTTTTGGAG TCAAATCCTGTTTTAGAGGCGTTTGGAAATGCAAAGACTGTTAAAAACAATAACTCCAG TCGGTTTGGTAAGTTCGTGGAGATTCAGTTTGACCAATCAGGGAGGATATCTGGAGCTGCTATAAGAACTTATTTGCTGGAAAGATCGCGTGTTTGCCAGGTGTCTGACCCTGAAAGAAACTACCATTGTTTCTACATGCTTTGTGCTGCACCAGAAGAA GATGTTAAGAAGTTCAAGCTCGGTGAGCCGAAGACATACCATTATCTCAATCAATCCAAGTGTCTTGCACTGGAGAGTATAAACGATGCTGAGGAATATCATGCAACAAGAAAGGCTATGGATGTTGTTGGGATCAGTTCTGAAGAGCAG GATGCAATTTTCCGCGTTGTGGCTTCTATTCTGCATCTGGGAAATATTGAGTTCGGTAAAGGAAAAGAGATTGATTCATCAGTCCCTAGAGATGAAAAGTCTTGGTTTCATTTGAAAACTGCCGCTGAGCTTCTCAT GTGTGATGCCAAGTCACTTGAGGATTCTCTATGCAAACGTATCATGGCAACACGTGATGAAACCATCACAAAAGATCTCGATCCAGAAGCTGCTACGCTTAGCAGAGATGCTTTAGCTAAAGTCATGTACTCAAGATTGTTTGACTG GCTCGTTGAGAAGATTAACAGTTCAATTGGTCAAGATCCTGAATCGAAGTACTTGATCGGTGTTCTTGATATTTATGGATTCGAGAGTTTCAAGACAAACAG TTTTGAGCAATTTTGCATCAACTTGACTAATGAGAAACTTCAACAGCACTTTAACCAG CATGTGTTTAAAATGGAGCAAGAGGAGTATAAGAAGGAAGCGATCAACTGGAGCTATATTGAGTTTGTTGACAATCAAGATATCTTGGACCTAATAGAAAAG aaACCTGGGGGTATTATTGCTCTCCTAGATGAAGCTTG CATGTTTCCAAGATCAACACACGAGACATTTGCACAGAAGCTATACCAGACATACAAAAACCACAAGCGCTTTACCAAGCCGAAACTGGCTCGCAGCGACTTCACAATTTGTCATTATGCTGGTGAT GTCACTTATCAAACAGAACTTTTCCTAGACAAGAACAAGGATTATGTTATTGCTGAGCATCAAGCGTTGTTAAATGCTTCTACATGTTCCTTCGTTGCAAACCTGTTCCCACCAGCACCTGACGATTCCAAACAATCAAAATTCTCCTCTATTGGTACTCGTTTCAAG CAACAACTGGTTTCATTGCTTGAGATTCTGAACACAACGGAGCCACATTACATCCGATGTATAAAGCCTAATAATCTATTGAAGCCTGGAATCTTTGAGAACAAAAATGTCCTACAGCAATTACGTTGTGGG GGAGTGATGGAGGCAATCCGGATTAGTTGTGCTGGTTATCCTACTAGGAAGCACTTTGATGAGTTCTTGAATAGATTTAGCATCCTTGCTCCACAAGTTTTGGACAAGAA ttCTGATGGACCAGCTGCTTGCAAGAAACTTCTTGATAAGTCAGGACTTGAAGGATATCAA ATTGGTAAGACCAAAGTTTTCCTTAGGGCCGGACAAATGGCAGACTTGGATACTCGAAGAACTGAGATCCTGGGAAGATCAGCTAGTATCATCCAGAGAAAAGTTCGATCTTATCTTGCCAAAAAAACTTTTATGCAGCTACGTAGTTCTGCTACTCAGATCCAGGCTGTTTGTAGAG GTTATCTTGGTAGAGGTGTATATGAAAGCAAGCGCAGGGAAGCTGCTGCTTTGAGAATCCAGAGAGACTTGCGTAAGTTTCTCGCTAGGAAAGCTTACACTGAGATGTTCTCTGCAACTGTTTCAATTCAAGCGGGTATGCGTGGTATGGTTTCGCGTAAGGAGCTGTCTTTCAGAAGGCAGACTAAAGCTGCAACAATAATCCAG AACCGGTGCCGCGTGTTCTTGGCTCGCCTGCATTACAGAAAACTGAGGAAAGCAGCCATCACAACACAGTGTGCATGGAGAGGAAAGGTTGCACGTAAAGAACTCAAAAACCTTAAGATG GCTGCTAAACAAACAGGAGCCCTCCAAGAAGCCAAAAACAAGCTAGAGAAGCAAGTTGAGGAACTCACATGGAGATTGCAGTTAGAGAAACGAATGAGG ACTGATCTGGAAGAGGCCAAGAAACAAGAAAACGCCAAGTACGAGGCTTCTCTAGAGGAAATACAAAACAAGTTCAAAGAAACCGAGGCACTGCTTATTCAAGAGCGTGAAGCTGCCAAGGAAGTTTCCGAGGTGCTCCCTATTATCAAGGAGGTTCCTGTAGTTGACCAGGAACTAATGGAGAAACTCACAAGTGAAAATGAAACGCTGAAG GGGATGGTGAGTTCGCTGGAAACAAAGATAGATGAAACAGCAAAGGAACTTCAGGAGACAAGCAGGATTAGCCAGGATAGACTAAAGCAAGCTTTAAAAGCAGAATCTAAAGTAGAGAAGTTGAAGACCGCAATGCAGAG GCTTGAAGAGAAGATTTCAGAAATGGAAGCTGAGAAACAAATAATGCGTCAGCAAACAATCTTAAACACTCCTGGGAAAACTGTATCAGGGCATCCTCCAACTGTAACTGTTAAA AATCTGGAAAATGGCCAGCGTATAAATGTGGAAACCCAGTTAAAT GAAGCCGAAGTCGCTGGAAATGCTGGGAAAACTGCTGCAGAACGTCAACTT GAGAATGTTGATACTCTCATTGACTGTGTCAAGGGAAAAGTCGAGTTCAGTAATGGCAAACCTGTTGCTGCATTTACAATATACAAGTGTCTTCTTCATTGGAAATGCTTTGAGTCTGAGAAGACTAATGCGTTTGATCGTCTTATTGAGATGATCGGTTCCGCTATTGAG attgAAGATGACAATGCTCATTTGGCGTATTGGTTGACAAACACATCGGCACTGCTATTTTTACTTCAAAAGAGTCTTAAAACTGGCGGCACGGGAGCAACGGCAAGCAAAAAGCCACCCATCACAACTTCCTTGTTTGGAAGGATGGCCTTG AGCTTCCGCTCGTCACCGAACCTTGCTGCTGCGGCTGACGCTGCTGCTCTTGCGGTGATCCGCCCAGTGGAGGCAAAGTACCCTGCTCTACTTTTCAAGCAACAGCTTGCAGCTTATGTTGAGAAAATATTTGGGATGATTAGGGATAACTtgaagaaagagctctcagctTTGATTTCTCTGTGCATCCAG GCACCAAGAGTTTCAAAAGGAGGGATGCAAAGATCTGGAAGGACACCTGGAAAAGACTCCCCTGCTATTCACTGGCAGAGCATTATTGATGGTCTCAACTCGGTTCTTGCCATATTGAAAGAAAATAAT GTTCCTTTGGTACTCATCCAGAAGATACACACTCAAACTTTCTCTTTCATCAATGTGCAACTGTTTAACAG CCTTCTCCTGCGTAAAGAATGTTGTACATTCAGCAACGGAGAGTTTGTGAAAGCTGGGCTTGCAGAGCTAGAGCTGTGGTGCGGCCAAGTCAATGAA TATGCTGGTCCATCTTGGGATGAACTAAAacacatcagacaagctgttgGTTTCCTG